In the Deinococcus planocerae genome, one interval contains:
- a CDS encoding endonuclease domain-containing protein, which yields EGRERARDLRVRSTPHEMLLWQHLRAGRLMGVKFKRQQPLGFYIVDFVALERRLVIELDGSHHAGSEYDAVRDAELLARGFTVLRFWNNEVTDNLKGVLTQIAHALS from the coding sequence GGGAAGGCAGGGAGAGGGCGCGTGATTTGCGGGTGAGGAGTACGCCGCACGAGATGTTGCTGTGGCAGCACCTGCGGGCTGGCCGCCTGATGGGCGTGAAGTTCAAGCGCCAGCAACCGCTCGGTTTTTACATCGTCGATTTTGTGGCGCTGGAGCGAAGATTGGTGATCGAACTGGACGGCAGCCACCACGCCGGAAGCGAGTACGACGCCGTGAGAGACGCGGAACTTCTCGCTAGGGGCTTCACTGTTCTGCGGTTCTGGAATAACGAAGTGACGGACAACCTGAAGGGCGTGCTGACACAAATTGCTCACGCCCTGAGTTAG